In Candidatus Binatia bacterium, the genomic stretch CTTCTTCAGCCACGGCAGGATGCCGGCCAGCGTCAGCAGGCGTCCTTTCCTGTGAATCACGACCATGTGCACGCCCGCACTCTGGACCACGACGTCGCGCAGGGTGAGGGAACCGGAGACGATGCGCGCTTCCGAAGTGTCGCAAAGACCCGGCGGCGTCTGTCTTCCCGCAAGATAAATGAGGATCGGATCGTCGGTCAGGATCTCGTCTTCGGGGCGAGTGTGATCGCGCACCCAGGCAGCGGTCGTCTCGACCCGGCTTGCCGCCGCGTGATTGCGCGGGTCGTGCAGCAGCGGAAACATCGCTTCTCCCTTGCCGACGTTGTTCGAGAGCATGGCAACCCATGCTCCGATCATGACCAGCGCGGCGAGCAGCCGGCCGCCTCGCAGGGATGCCGGTATGACGAGCGCGGGCAACAGGCTCGCCGCCAGCGCCGCAGGCGGAGCGATCAGCACGAAATGGCGCCAGAAAAGCGGCGTCTGCTCCGCCAGGAATGCCAGCGACGCTGCAAGCCATGCAAAGATCCACGCTGCAACGAGGGGTCGTCGCCACGCGCCCACGAGCAGCGCCGCCGCGCCCGCAGCGCTGATGGCGCCGTCTCCGAGCGCCACGCCCCACGCACGTTCCATGTTCGCGAGCGAGTGCAGGTGGTAGGCCTCGTGCTTGGCGAAATGAAAAAGGACCGCCTGGTCGATGAGCGCGCCGCGGTCGAACGCCAACAGCGGAATGCAGACGACCACGATCGCTCCTGCCCCGATCCAGGCGATCCGCAACGCGGACGCGCGCAGCAGCGCGATGCCGCGGCCGTCCACGCGCCACCGGTTTTCGTCGTCATCTGCTGCAGCGAGGAATGCCACGAGCACCAGCGGCACGACCAGCGGAATCGCAAGCAGCTTGAACATCAACGCGACGCCGTAAAGCACCCCGGCCGCCAGCAGCAGTCGCCGATTCCAATCGCGACGCCTCGCGCTGAGCACCACGTCGATCGACAACAGCGCGAATGCCAGCGACGGAGTCTCGGCCTGCACGATATGGCCGAGGTCCACGAAGGTGAACGAGAGCGCCAGCGCGCAGGCCGCGACCGGACCGGCCGCGGCGCCGCCGATGCGTCGACCGATGTCGGCAATGGCGGCCAGCGCGGCCACCGCGAACGTGATGCTCAACACACGTGCGTTCCACAGCGAATCCCCGGCCATTCGCATCGCCTGGGCGAGGGTCTCCAGAAAGGCCGGCGGCTGGGACGAGAACACCTGGGTGAACAGCGCGTGGCCGGTGAGCAGCGCGCGGGCCGACAGGAGGTAGACGCCCTCGTCGTATTCCCGCTCGGTCGGGAAGGCGGCGATCGAAAGG encodes the following:
- a CDS encoding glycosyltransferase family 39 protein — translated: MTSTQKTPLPYARDWTAWAPVCTAAVLVLFAASRLSIAAFPTEREYDEGVYLLSARALLTGHALFTQVFSSQPPAFLETLAQAMRMAGDSLWNARVLSITFAVAALAAIADIGRRIGGAAAGPVAACALALSFTFVDLGHIVQAETPSLAFALLSIDVVLSARRRDWNRRLLLAAGVLYGVALMFKLLAIPLVVPLVLVAFLAAADDDENRWRVDGRGIALLRASALRIAWIGAGAIVVVCIPLLAFDRGALIDQAVLFHFAKHEAYHLHSLANMERAWGVALGDGAISAAGAAALLVGAWRRPLVAAWIFAWLAASLAFLAEQTPLFWRHFVLIAPPAALAASLLPALVIPASLRGGRLLAALVMIGAWVAMLSNNVGKGEAMFPLLHDPRNHAAASRVETTAAWVRDHTRPEDEILTDDPILIYLAGRQTPPGLCDTSEARIVSGSLTLRDVVVQSAGVHMVVIHRKGRLLTLAGILPWLKKNFTEISPEQSGLDSDRLIWLRSSRI